The sequence ACTAGATAAAGAGCTGTCACAAGACGCCGCGTTTCTAAAGCGCCTATGGTCGAAAGTGATGGAGCGTCGCAGTAAATATAAAACCCGTTCGACACTCTATGGGGAGCTCGGCCTTTCACAGCGCATACTAAGAGATTTCGTTGGCACTGATTTGACCAAAATCTTGGTCGACTCAAGGCAGGAATTTGAAAACCTGAAAGAGTTTACCTCTGAGTATGTTCCGGAACTGACGGATAAACTCGAACTTCATGAAGGTGACAAACCTATCTTTGATATGTATGACACTGAAAATGAGATTCAACGCTCTCTAGAGCGTAAAGTTGAGCTCAAGTCCGGTGGCTACCTCATCATTGACCAAACTGAGGCGATGACAACCGTAGATATCAATACGGGTGCCTTTGTGGGGCGTCGTAATTTAGAAGAAACCATCTTCAACACCAATATCGAAGCAACTCAAGCGATCGCACGCCAACTTCGCCTACGTAACTTAGGTGGCATCATCATTATTGATTTCATCGATATGATTTCTGATGAACATCGTAAGCGTGTACTTACTTTATTAGAAGCTGCGTTAGACAAAGACCGCGTGAAAACAAACATCAACGGCTTTACCCAACTGGGGCTAGTCGAGATGACGCGCAAACGCACAAGAGAAAGTATTGAACATATCCTATGCTCTACGTGTCCAACTTGTGAGGGGCGCGGAACAGTTAAGACTGTCGAAAGTGTCTGTTACGAGATTTTGCGTGAGATTACACGCGTGAACCGTGCGTATGATGCGGATAAATTCGTGGTGTATGCGTCCCCAGCGGTTGCTGAAACACTACAAGGAGAGGAGTCACACGCCCTCGCTGAGTTAGAAGTGTTTATCGGCAAAGAAGTGAAGATACAGGCAGAACCGCTCTATATCCAAGAGCAGTTTGATGTCGTTATGATGTAAAGGGTGTATGTGAGCTCGACCACAACGCGTATAGCAAGGTGTCTTTTATGGCTGGTTGTTACAATTTTGGTGTTTGTCGCCACCGTTGTAACAGCCCTACGTATTACTTTGCCTCAACTCAACCATTTTCAAGATGACATTAAAAGCTGGGTAACCACAAGCTCTGGTTTGGAGTTGGAAATTGGTGACTTCCGTGGTTCTTGGCAAAACAACCACCCCTCAATTTTATTACAAGATGTCGAAGTCCATATGCCCAAGGGCAGCGACATATCCTTCAATGCCGATAAGATTGAGTTAGAGCTGGATATTCTCCAATCTCTTGTACAGCTTCAGCCAGTCGTTGCTGATTTGAGTATCCACCAGCTAGAACTCGACATCACCTCAGTTAAGCTCGCGCAAAATGAAGATGCTCAGCCCGTACTTGAACCTGAAGGGGAACAGAAAAGTGGGCTCAACAGACTGGATAACCTGCTTCTCAGGCAGCTGGATGATTTCTCTCTTATTGATTCGACCATTCACTTTCAAGGCTTGGATGGTAACGCTAGACAGCTTGATATTGCTAAACTTCGTTGGAAAAATGATGGCAATCACCATATCGCAGAGGGTGAAGTTAGCTTTGCGGATAGTGGTGTCAACTCTGCTCAGGTACAAGCTGAATTTGTCGACTTTGGTTCACTGAAAGACGTCACGGGCGAGTTTTACATTTCCGTGCAGAATGTACGTATTACTCCATGGCTGACGAAATACCTCAAAACAGAAACGGGTATAGAAAAAGGGCAAGCGAGCTTTAACAGTTGGTTCACTCTCAATCGCTCGAAGCCAGTTAGTGCTTACTTAGAGCTACAACCTTCAGAAATCATCTGGCAGGAAGGTCAACGTCATGAACTATTCATTGAGGCTGGCATTTTTGAGCTGATACCAAAGCAACAAGGTTTGCAAGTGAATGCCCACTCACTTAAATTGAGAACCGATGATACTCCGTGGCCAAGTTTGGATATGGCGTTCGATTGGCAACCGGAACACTGGCGTTTAAATGTTTCCGAGTTAGACATTGAAGCGATTAGTCCACTGTTCAAACTTGCACCTAAATCAAAAGCGACAACGGAACTGCTTGAAAAACTTGCGGTAGGTGGTCTGATTGAAGATCTCAGAGTCTCGATGGGTCAAGACCTACAAAGTTTGCGTTATTCAGCCGAACTGACCAACGGTCAAATGGCGCAGTGGGAGCTATTGCCCGAGTTACATCATTTGTCTGCGGAAATCTCAGGTCGCTTGGATCAGGCGGTCGCTAAAGTCTCTTTGATTGATGACACGTTGCCATACGGTGATGTTTTTCAGGCACCATTGGTGATTAAACAAGGTCAGGTGGATATTGTTTGGCAACAAGATGATTCTGGCTGGCGTTTATGGGCCGACAAAGTCACGGCGGCCACACCCGATCTTCAGGTCTTGGGTGCGTTCCGGTTAGATTTCCCGAAAGAGCAAAGCCCATTTTTATCTTTTTATGCGGAAGCGGATCTCTTTAATGCTGGAGAGACATGGCGCTATCTACCGACACGCGCTTTAGGCCAAAGTTTAACGGATTACCTTTCATCTGCGATTCAAGACGGCCACGTCGAGACGGCGAAATTAGTCTGGTTCGGCGAATTAGGCTCTTTCCCATACAAAAACAACGATGGCATCTTTCAGGCTTCTGTAGGATTGGAAGAGGCAAAATTCAGTTTTGATATAGCTTGGCCAACGATTACCGATCTTCAGCTGGATCTGCTTTTCCAAAACGACGCCATGTATCTAGACTCTCACAGCGCGACGTTGCAAGCGGTAAAGGCCACCCGTATTACAGGTCGTATTCCTTCTTTGGCAAGTGATGGGCATATCGAAATTGAAGCCACTGCGAGCGCACAAGGTAATGCCGTCCGTGATTACATGACAGCGACACCTCTGGTTGATTCAGTGGGTGCTGCTCTCACCGCGATTCAGGTCGAAGGTGAAGTCGCGTCAGAATTCCAACTTCGTATCCCGTTTAGTTCACAGAGTGAAGCTCGTGCTTGGGGCTACGCCGATCTCAATAACAATCGCGTCAATGTCAAAACGCCGGAGATAACTCTAGAGTCTGTTAAAGGGCGGATTGAGTTTGATAATGATGTTGTTAAGGCTTCTAAATTGAAAGCCCAGTTGTTAGAACAGCCAGTCAAATTAGGCTTCTTGGGAGCAAATGCAGGTAAAGGCTACGGAGTAGGCATTGATATCGAGGGAAATTGGAACATCAAACCTATTGCGCGTTATCTCGGTGAACGCTGGATTGAACCGTTGCAAGGTCGCGCACCATGGAAGATGGATGTCGATATCGACCTCAATGACGTTGGCTTTACTTACCAAATAGATACCATAGCGGATCTTAAAGGTATCCAAAGTCGATACCCTTACCCATTGAATAAAGCACGCAATCAGTCCGGGCGAGCGAGGCTACAAGCATCGGGTAATCAAGAATCCGTGTCGGCGCGTTTGCAACTGCCAAACTTAAAGTATCAGACTGAAATTGATATTCGCCCAGACGTACCCGTACTGAAAGCAACAAACTTGGTGTTGGGTAACGGCAGCTTTAAGGCAAGCCCTGTGGTTGGTCATCGATCTCAGGTAAGGACAGATAAGTTTAACCTAGATGATTGGTTTGAACAGTTTTCAGACACGACCGTTAAAAAGTCATCGGGCGAGAAGTCCTCATTCCCAGACATTCCGTTACCACAAAGAATAGCGTTAGAAACAAAAGTGCTGACGTTAGCCGGCATTGAATGGAACGATGTGGACTTTTCAGCGAGGAAAAATGGCGCGACTTGGGATATGAATGTCGCGAGCCAAGAAGTGGAAGGAAAAGCGACGTATACAGCACCAGATAAGCTTTCCGCCGATTTACAACGCCTTCATGTCTACATTCCTGAGTTGGATGAGGAATATAAGGATAAAACCCTCTTTGAGCTAGACTCAAAAGACAACGTATTGATTAGCGAGTTTGACCGTACGTTCCAAAAGCAAGTGCCTAATACGAAGTTAGAGATTGGTGATTTCTGGCTCCAGGGCTACAAGGTCGGCAAAGTGAATTTGGACCTGCAGCGCCAAGGCGACAAAATTGAATGGAAAAAGTTGTCCTTTAGCAGTGGCTCAAATCAGGT is a genomic window of Vibrio japonicus containing:
- the rng gene encoding ribonuclease G, translating into MSAELLINVTPSETRVAMIEGGTLQEIHVEREAKRGIVGNIYKGKVSRVLPGMQAAFVDIGLEKAAFLHASDIVPHTECVSENEKQQFQVRDISELVRQGQDIVVQVVKDPLGTKGARLTTDITLPSRYLVFMPGASHVGVSQRIESEEERNRLKKVVGEYCDENGGFIIRTAAEGALDKELSQDAAFLKRLWSKVMERRSKYKTRSTLYGELGLSQRILRDFVGTDLTKILVDSRQEFENLKEFTSEYVPELTDKLELHEGDKPIFDMYDTENEIQRSLERKVELKSGGYLIIDQTEAMTTVDINTGAFVGRRNLEETIFNTNIEATQAIARQLRLRNLGGIIIIDFIDMISDEHRKRVLTLLEAALDKDRVKTNINGFTQLGLVEMTRKRTRESIEHILCSTCPTCEGRGTVKTVESVCYEILREITRVNRAYDADKFVVYASPAVAETLQGEESHALAELEVFIGKEVKIQAEPLYIQEQFDVVMM
- a CDS encoding YhdP family protein, yielding MSSTTTRIARCLLWLVVTILVFVATVVTALRITLPQLNHFQDDIKSWVTTSSGLELEIGDFRGSWQNNHPSILLQDVEVHMPKGSDISFNADKIELELDILQSLVQLQPVVADLSIHQLELDITSVKLAQNEDAQPVLEPEGEQKSGLNRLDNLLLRQLDDFSLIDSTIHFQGLDGNARQLDIAKLRWKNDGNHHIAEGEVSFADSGVNSAQVQAEFVDFGSLKDVTGEFYISVQNVRITPWLTKYLKTETGIEKGQASFNSWFTLNRSKPVSAYLELQPSEIIWQEGQRHELFIEAGIFELIPKQQGLQVNAHSLKLRTDDTPWPSLDMAFDWQPEHWRLNVSELDIEAISPLFKLAPKSKATTELLEKLAVGGLIEDLRVSMGQDLQSLRYSAELTNGQMAQWELLPELHHLSAEISGRLDQAVAKVSLIDDTLPYGDVFQAPLVIKQGQVDIVWQQDDSGWRLWADKVTAATPDLQVLGAFRLDFPKEQSPFLSFYAEADLFNAGETWRYLPTRALGQSLTDYLSSAIQDGHVETAKLVWFGELGSFPYKNNDGIFQASVGLEEAKFSFDIAWPTITDLQLDLLFQNDAMYLDSHSATLQAVKATRITGRIPSLASDGHIEIEATASAQGNAVRDYMTATPLVDSVGAALTAIQVEGEVASEFQLRIPFSSQSEARAWGYADLNNNRVNVKTPEITLESVKGRIEFDNDVVKASKLKAQLLEQPVKLGFLGANAGKGYGVGIDIEGNWNIKPIARYLGERWIEPLQGRAPWKMDVDIDLNDVGFTYQIDTIADLKGIQSRYPYPLNKARNQSGRARLQASGNQESVSARLQLPNLKYQTEIDIRPDVPVLKATNLVLGNGSFKASPVVGHRSQVRTDKFNLDDWFEQFSDTTVKKSSGEKSSFPDIPLPQRIALETKVLTLAGIEWNDVDFSARKNGATWDMNVASQEVEGKATYTAPDKLSADLQRLHVYIPELDEEYKDKTLFELDSKDNVLISEFDRTFQKQVPNTKLEIGDFWLQGYKVGKVNLDLQRQGDKIEWKKLSFSSGSNQVDMSGSWRLSGTESQTSLTVKMSGENNSDVMERFGISSGIQQAPFDLSADLNWQGAPWSMDVSSLQGNVKTKLGKGVISDVSGAARLLGLFSLDSIIRKMQLDFTGVFDDGMAFNTITGSGEINHGVFVTNDIFMDAVAGKMTIRGLANLDRKTVDAEVNFVPDITSGIPVFTAFAVTPQTALYVLAITTVISPVVEVFTQVNYEVKGPLDSPEVKELSRRKGEFTLPRRLQDKKQ